The Microbispora sp. ZYX-F-249 genome includes a window with the following:
- a CDS encoding arsenate reductase family protein, whose translation MEIWINPACSKCRSALSLLDAEGAGYTIRHYLEDPPSAEELAEMLRRLGLEPWDVARLGEPVAAELGIEAWPRDEAARGRWIEAMAAHPILIQRPIITADDGTAVVARSPEAVRSVLR comes from the coding sequence ATGGAGATCTGGATCAATCCGGCCTGCTCGAAGTGCCGGTCGGCCCTGTCGCTGCTGGACGCCGAGGGCGCCGGGTACACGATTCGGCACTACCTGGAGGACCCGCCGAGCGCGGAGGAGCTCGCCGAGATGCTGCGCCGTCTCGGGCTGGAACCCTGGGACGTCGCCCGCCTCGGTGAGCCCGTCGCCGCGGAGCTGGGCATTGAGGCGTGGCCGCGCGACGAGGCGGCCCGCGGGCGGTGGATCGAGGCCATGGCCGCTCACCCGATCCTGATCCAGCGGCCGATCATCACCGCCGACGACGGGACCGCCGTGGTGGCCCGCTCCCCCGAGGCCGTGCGCTCCGTCCTGCGCTGA